One genomic segment of Salinigranum rubrum includes these proteins:
- a CDS encoding ribbon-helix-helix domain-containing protein gives MPNVEITVPEHLEMQIAQMVEQGEFVNREEAIEELLSTGLRAYKTSGPMEDDQEFQDDGMMGHEDEYVF, from the coding sequence ATGCCGAACGTAGAGATAACCGTCCCCGAACACCTGGAGATGCAGATCGCCCAGATGGTCGAGCAGGGCGAGTTCGTCAACCGCGAGGAGGCTATCGAGGAGTTGCTCTCGACGGGGCTTCGCGCGTACAAGACGAGCGGCCCGATGGAGGACGACCAGGAGTTCCAGGACGACGGGATGATGGGTCACGAAGACGAGTACGTGTTCTGA
- a CDS encoding rhomboid family intramembrane serine protease yields the protein MAPLEQFVVVVAVVVSLAAVWYVERPDGRWGTLLRRRFVAGVPWGTLVVVSVVLGFYLFVQAGLDYWYSPIVIPFRAWSYFYPLGILASGFAHGGPNHLLGNLVGTIVFAPIAEYVWGHFPTRRGSASFSSWRTNPYVRAFVLFPGVVFAVTVLTSVFAIGPVIGFSGVVFAFAGFALVRYPLVTIVALVAGRVLGLLRATLQSPTLEAKAQPTFSTPWWAEIAIQGHAIGLLVGVLLGVWLLRRRGDERPPAARTWAGVLLFAVSQSLWAVYWFRGGETYVLFRALGVVLVFALATLVALTVTGSDRPLFRRAVSDGGDPSILSLPRWQWGVVVMVLVASALAGPAVPVNLFTTSDDPLPGDPVEIRDYQVTYAEDVTDGMVAAVNVSAFGETTAVNTSGVIVRSPERGIWTTAVSKGRLAFEGRTAVRVGGVGWRETVVVERRGWTVSGGNVTYLVNLTYDGETRTAYRAPPAEASPVIGGRNVSVAVEGSEFLVGVSRGNETARAPIPPVNESVTLDGVQFRRTEKGLLAVYEGTRVQVARPETYRGQQAQRD from the coding sequence GTGGCTCCCCTCGAACAGTTCGTCGTCGTCGTCGCCGTCGTCGTCTCGCTCGCCGCGGTCTGGTACGTCGAACGGCCCGACGGGCGGTGGGGGACGCTCCTGAGACGGCGGTTCGTCGCCGGGGTTCCCTGGGGGACGCTCGTCGTCGTGAGCGTCGTCCTCGGCTTCTACCTGTTCGTCCAGGCCGGCCTCGACTACTGGTACTCCCCCATCGTCATCCCGTTCCGGGCGTGGTCGTACTTCTATCCGCTCGGCATACTCGCGTCCGGCTTCGCCCACGGCGGGCCGAACCACCTCCTCGGGAACCTGGTCGGCACCATCGTCTTCGCTCCCATCGCCGAGTACGTGTGGGGGCACTTCCCGACCAGGCGTGGTTCCGCCTCGTTCTCGTCGTGGCGGACCAACCCGTACGTCCGGGCCTTCGTGCTGTTTCCCGGCGTCGTGTTCGCCGTGACGGTTCTCACATCCGTCTTCGCCATCGGTCCCGTCATCGGCTTCTCGGGCGTCGTGTTCGCCTTCGCCGGCTTCGCGCTCGTCCGCTACCCGCTGGTGACAATCGTCGCGCTCGTCGCCGGTCGGGTGCTCGGCCTGCTCCGGGCCACCCTCCAGAGCCCCACGCTGGAGGCGAAGGCCCAGCCGACGTTCTCGACCCCCTGGTGGGCCGAAATCGCCATCCAGGGTCACGCTATCGGCCTGCTCGTCGGCGTCCTGCTCGGGGTGTGGCTCCTCCGACGGCGCGGCGACGAGCGTCCGCCGGCCGCCCGAACCTGGGCCGGCGTCCTCCTCTTCGCGGTGTCGCAGTCGCTCTGGGCCGTCTACTGGTTCCGCGGGGGCGAGACGTACGTCCTGTTCCGCGCGCTGGGCGTCGTCCTCGTCTTCGCGCTCGCGACGCTCGTCGCCCTCACCGTCACGGGGTCGGACCGGCCGCTGTTCCGGCGGGCGGTGAGCGACGGCGGCGACCCGAGCATCCTCTCGCTCCCCCGCTGGCAGTGGGGCGTCGTCGTCATGGTGCTCGTGGCCTCGGCGCTCGCCGGTCCCGCCGTCCCGGTGAACCTCTTCACCACCTCCGACGACCCGCTTCCCGGTGACCCGGTCGAGATCCGCGACTACCAGGTGACCTACGCCGAGGACGTCACCGACGGGATGGTCGCCGCCGTGAACGTCAGTGCGTTCGGCGAGACCACCGCCGTGAACACCTCGGGCGTCATCGTCCGCAGCCCCGAGCGCGGCATCTGGACGACTGCGGTGAGCAAGGGACGGCTCGCGTTCGAGGGGCGGACGGCCGTCCGCGTCGGCGGCGTCGGCTGGCGCGAGACGGTCGTCGTCGAGCGTCGTGGGTGGACCGTCTCCGGTGGCAACGTCACGTACCTGGTCAACCTGACGTACGACGGGGAGACGCGGACTGCCTACCGCGCGCCGCCCGCGGAGGCTTCGCCGGTGATCGGCGGCCGGAACGTCTCGGTCGCCGTCGAGGGGAGCGAGTTCCTCGTCGGCGTCTCCCGGGGGAACGAGACGGCCCGCGCGCCCATCCCCCCGGTGAACGAGTCGGTGACGCTCGACGGCGTCCAGTTCCGGCGGACGGAGAAGGGACTCCTGGCCGTCTACGAGGGTACCAGGGTCCAGGTGGCGAGGCCCGAGACCTACCGCGGACAGCAGGCGCAGCGGGACTAG
- a CDS encoding METTL5 family protein, with amino-acid sequence MATKAALETQLAVVAGFENPRVSLEQYPTPPELAAHVVHVADLNGDIEGRTVLDLGTGTGMLALGAALRGAARVVGVDVDRAALSTARQNRIRVGTTTPVHWVQADATRSPITTTERTTVVMNPPFGAQRGHEHADRAFLATAAGVADVSYSIHNAGSQEFVEAFAADNGGEVTHAFEATFDLERQFAFHEEERKELQTEVYRIVWNAGRES; translated from the coding sequence GTGGCGACGAAAGCCGCACTCGAAACCCAGCTCGCCGTCGTCGCGGGGTTCGAGAACCCGCGGGTGAGCCTCGAACAGTACCCGACGCCGCCGGAACTCGCGGCGCACGTCGTCCACGTCGCGGACCTCAACGGCGACATCGAGGGGCGGACGGTCCTCGACCTCGGCACGGGGACGGGAATGCTCGCGCTCGGGGCGGCCCTCCGCGGCGCGGCGCGCGTCGTCGGCGTCGACGTCGACCGTGCCGCGCTGTCGACGGCGCGGCAGAACCGGATCCGGGTGGGGACGACCACGCCGGTCCACTGGGTTCAGGCGGACGCGACGCGCTCGCCCATCACCACGACGGAACGGACGACGGTCGTGATGAACCCGCCGTTCGGCGCACAGCGCGGGCACGAACACGCCGACCGAGCCTTTCTGGCGACGGCCGCCGGCGTCGCCGACGTGTCGTACTCCATCCACAACGCCGGGAGCCAGGAGTTCGTCGAGGCGTTCGCCGCCGACAACGGGGGCGAGGTAACCCACGCGTTCGAGGCGACGTTCGACCTCGAACGGCAGTTCGCGTTCCACGAGGAAGAACGAAAGGAACTCCAGACCGAGGTGTACCGAATCGTCTGGAACGCGGGGCGAGAGTCCTAG
- a CDS encoding sulfite oxidase-like oxidoreductase: MNDLTELYREYGDDRLPPGQRETSRFPVLSKSGTPSWDRESWRFEVWGAVDDPLDLSWEEFTALPTETQVQDFHCVTGWSKFDCEFTGVPFSTLAEEAGVDDDAVHVMFHAMDDYTTNLPLDDCLREGVLFVVEYDGEPLPPEHGGPLRVVTPHKYAYKGAKWVSGVEFLTAPERGYWEKRGYSNTANPWEEERYA, translated from the coding sequence ATGAACGACCTCACCGAACTCTACCGCGAGTACGGCGACGACCGCCTCCCGCCGGGCCAGCGCGAGACGAGCCGATTCCCCGTGCTCTCGAAGTCGGGCACGCCCTCTTGGGACCGCGAGTCGTGGCGCTTCGAGGTGTGGGGCGCCGTCGACGACCCGCTCGACCTCTCGTGGGAGGAGTTCACGGCCCTCCCGACGGAGACACAGGTACAGGACTTCCACTGCGTCACCGGCTGGAGCAAGTTCGACTGCGAGTTCACCGGCGTTCCCTTCTCGACGCTCGCCGAGGAGGCGGGTGTGGACGACGACGCCGTCCACGTCATGTTCCACGCGATGGACGACTACACGACCAACCTCCCTCTCGACGACTGCCTCCGGGAGGGCGTGCTGTTCGTGGTCGAGTACGACGGCGAGCCGTTGCCCCCAGAACACGGCGGGCCGCTCCGGGTCGTCACGCCGCACAAGTACGCGTACAAGGGAGCGAAGTGGGTCTCCGGCGTGGAGTTCCTGACCGCCCCTGAGAGGGGGTACTGGGAGAAACGCGGCTACTCGAACACGGCGAATCCCTGGGAGGAAGAGCGGTACGCCTGA
- a CDS encoding transcription initiation factor IIB — protein MERPSRQRQREQASEKESDGEVVCPECDSENIITDADQGELVCDDCGLVLDERQIDRGPEWRAFNHSERQSKSRVGAPITETMHDRGLTTTIDWKDKDAYGRSLSSEKRSQMHRLRKWQERIRTKDAGERNLQFALSEIDRMASALGVPRSVREVASVIYRRALNEDLIRGRSIEGVATSALYAACRQEGIPRSLDEVAEVSRVPQKEIGRTYRYISQELGLELKPVDPKQFVPRFASALNLSEEVQAKATEIIDVSAEQGLLSGKSPTGFAAAAIYAASLLCNEKKTQREVADVAQVTEVTIRNRYQEQIEAMGFR, from the coding sequence ATGGAACGTCCGAGTCGGCAGCGTCAGCGCGAGCAGGCATCGGAAAAGGAGTCAGACGGGGAAGTCGTCTGCCCTGAGTGTGACTCGGAGAACATCATCACGGACGCCGACCAGGGCGAGTTGGTCTGTGATGACTGTGGGCTCGTTCTGGACGAGAGGCAGATCGACCGCGGGCCCGAGTGGCGGGCGTTCAATCACTCCGAACGCCAGTCGAAGTCACGCGTCGGTGCACCCATCACCGAGACGATGCACGACCGGGGACTGACCACCACCATCGACTGGAAGGACAAGGACGCGTACGGTCGGTCGCTCTCCTCCGAGAAGCGCTCGCAGATGCACCGTCTTCGAAAGTGGCAGGAACGGATTCGGACGAAGGACGCCGGCGAGCGCAACCTCCAGTTCGCGCTGAGCGAGATCGACCGGATGGCCTCCGCGTTGGGCGTTCCGCGCTCGGTACGCGAGGTCGCTTCGGTGATCTATCGACGCGCGCTCAACGAGGACCTCATTCGCGGGCGAAGTATCGAAGGCGTCGCCACCAGCGCGCTGTACGCGGCGTGCCGACAGGAGGGCATTCCACGCTCCCTCGACGAGGTCGCCGAGGTGTCGCGGGTCCCCCAGAAGGAGATCGGTCGGACCTATCGGTACATCTCGCAGGAACTCGGCCTCGAACTCAAGCCGGTCGACCCCAAGCAGTTCGTCCCGCGCTTCGCGAGCGCGCTGAACCTGTCGGAAGAAGTGCAGGCGAAAGCCACCGAGATCATCGACGTTTCCGCGGAACAGGGCCTGCTCTCGGGGAAATCCCCCACCGGATTCGCGGCGGCGGCCATCTACGCCGCCTCGCTGCTCTGCAACGAGAAGAAGACCCAGCGGGAGGTCGCCGACGTCGCGCAGGTGACGGAGGTCACGATTCGGAACCGGTATCAAGAACAGATCGAAGCGATGGGCTTCCGCTGA
- a CDS encoding UPF0058 family protein yields the protein MHKDELLELHEQLVIIKDHFKTREEVPDGLFDEYENLGVEPSHVHKSKSEHKHAVFVLGSALAASMSDDEFSSAGRVGKRMEELAEDAESKL from the coding sequence ATGCACAAGGACGAACTGCTCGAACTCCACGAGCAACTCGTGATCATCAAGGACCACTTCAAGACGCGCGAGGAGGTGCCCGACGGCCTCTTCGACGAGTACGAGAACCTCGGCGTCGAGCCCTCTCACGTCCACAAGTCGAAGTCGGAGCACAAACACGCCGTCTTCGTCCTCGGGAGCGCGCTCGCCGCCTCGATGTCCGACGACGAGTTCTCCAGCGCCGGCCGCGTCGGCAAGCGGATGGAGGAGCTCGCCGAGGACGCGGAATCGAAGCTCTGA